CAGCAGGGTGAGCTGCACCGTGCCGGCGTCGGTGAACTTGACGGCGTTGCCCAGCAGGTTGAGCAGGATCTGGAGCAGCTTGCGGCGGTCGCTCACCAGGGTGCCTGGCTCGGCGGGGGCATGGCACTCGAAGGCGATCCCCTTGGCCAGCGCCAGCGGCTCGGTGAGCGCCTGCGCCTCGTGCAACAGCGTCTTGAGGTCGATGGGACCGGGGTCCACCCGCTCCTCCCCCGCCTCCAGCCGCGAGAAGGTGAGGATCTCCTCGATCAGTTCCAGCAGGTGGCGTCCGCTGAGCGCGATGCGCCGCACCTGCTCCTGCGCCGCGACGGGGATCGGCTCCGGGATCCCGGCCAGGAGGAGCTCCGCGTAGCCGATGGTGGCGTTGAGCGGAGTGCGCAGCTCGTGGCTCATCGTCGCCAGGAACTCGCTCTTGACGCGGTTGGCGCGCTCGGCCTCCGCGCGGGCGCGGTGCTCCGCCTCGTACAGGCGGGCGTTGTCCATCGCCACGGCGGCCCATCCCGAGATCCCCACGGCCAGGTGCTCGCTGCGCTCGGAGAAGCGCCCCGGCTCCGAATGGCCGAAGAAGAGGCCGCCCACCACCTCCCCCGTGCGGCTGATCACCGGCACGGCCAGGTAGCTGCGCACCGGAAGGTGCCCCTCCGGCATCCCGCGGTAGGGGGCGTTCTTGCCGTAGCGCGGGTCCAGGGTGATGTCGTCGCTGCGCACCACCCCGTCGCCGTGAAAGGTGGGGCCGAACACCTCGGTGGCGCGCGGCATGGGGAAGCGCGAGAACTCCTCGCGCGGCACGCCGGAGATGGTGTAGAGGGTGTACGACTCGCCGCGCTCGCTCACCACGTTGTAGAAGAAGGCGCCGAACTGCGCCCCCGTCAGCTCCGTGGCCGCGTCGGTCACCACCTGTACGATGCGCTCCAGCCCCAGCTCGCTGGCGAGCGCCTGGCCCACGCGGTGCAGCGTCTCCACCGTGGTGGCCTGCTCCCGCCGCTCCCGGTCCGCGCGGTGCAGGTCTGTGACGTCCATCCCAATGAACCCCACCCCGCTCACCTCCCCGTCCGCGCCGCGCACGGGAAAGTAGTTGAGG
This DNA window, taken from Longimicrobium sp., encodes the following:
- a CDS encoding PAS domain-containing protein, with translation MTEPDPAPSGSAEFYRRQLDAVAENATLALFIMDEHQRCSYMNPAAERLTGFRLEELQGKELHYYIHHTRPDGSHYPLEECPIDQAFPQDMREQGEEVFVHKDGHFYPVAFTASPIRQGGRTVGTIIEARDIGEERRERVERERLLRDLAAANEEMARANRELLERAEAVERVQRLAQEAHAALDAFHDAAPLPAGLVDRDLRYRSINAAHAAFYGLEREQVLGKTLHELVPAYAERVEGNFRRVLETGEPIHNLEAVVPSLATGEERAVLLNYFPVRGADGEVSGVGFIGMDVTDLHRADRERREQATTVETLHRVGQALASELGLERIVQVVTDAATELTGAQFGAFFYNVVSERGESYTLYTISGVPREEFSRFPMPRATEVFGPTFHGDGVVRSDDITLDPRYGKNAPYRGMPEGHLPVRSYLAVPVISRTGEVVGGLFFGHSEPGRFSERSEHLAVGISGWAAVAMDNARLYEAEHRARAEAERANRVKSEFLATMSHELRTPLNATIGYAELLLAGIPEPIPVAAQEQVRRIALSGRHLLELIEEILTFSRLEAGEERVDPGPIDLKTLLHEAQALTEPLALAKGIAFECHAPAEPGTLVSDRRKLLQILLNLLGNAVKFTDAGTVQLTLLEVGGEAVFRVSDTGPGIAAEHLEKVFDPFWQVHAGPTRTAGGTGLGLSVTRRLARLLGGDVELESEVGRGSTFTVRVPLA